The Penicillium oxalicum strain HP7-1 chromosome VI, whole genome shotgun sequence genome window below encodes:
- a CDS encoding Nucleoporin GLE2, translated as MVDNQGPLAKDVSLANPPSDSISELSWSPVANHLAMSSWDQTVRIYDVSQSGNGEGQALFNFPAPVLSCTFSPDGAKVLGGATDGSARLMDLVAGKEAQQVAAHDAPVRCVRFFGNPGVRDPIAVTGSWDQTVKYWDLRQDRPLATLQCQERVYAMDLCQNLLVVATAGRLVHVVQLSNADQIYKTVTSPLKHQTRTVTCIPDASGFAIGSTEGRTGFHYVDESKSSLNFTFRCHREMAASKNTQNVYAVNDVSFHPKYYTFSTAGADGTFAFWDKDAHHRLKSFPSVGAPITSTGFNHDGTIFAYAVSYDWSKGFRYNTPEHPTRVVCHPVDDVDCRPKNPVKR; from the exons ATGGTCGACAATCAGGGCCCCCTCGCCAAGGATGTCAGTCTGGCCAATCCCCCTTCTGACAGTATCTCAGAACTGAGCTGGTCGCCTGTCGCAAACCACCTGGCGATGTCCTCATGGGACCAGACGGTGCGCATCTACGACGTGTCGCAGTCGGGGAATGGAGAAGGGCAAGCACTGTTTAACTTTCCTGCGCCTGTTCTGAGCTGCACCTTCTCGCCTGATGGTGCCAAGGTGTTGGGGGGAGCCACTGACGGGTCCGCACGCCTGATGGACCTGGTGGCAGGAAAAGAAGCCCAGCAGGTCGCAGCCCATGATGCTCCCGTTCGCTGTGTCCGCTTCTTTGGGAATCCAGGCGTACGCGACCCCATCGCGGTGACTGGGTCCTGGGATCAAACGGTCAAGTATTGGGATCTACGCCAGGATCGACCCCTGGCGACCCTCCAGTGCCAGGAGCGAGTCTATGCGATGGATCTCTGTCAGAACCTTCTCGTCGTGGCCACGGCCGGACGCCTCGTGCATGTCGTACAGCTGAGCAACGCGGACCAGATCTACAAGACGGTGACTAGTCCCCTCAAGCATCAGACTCGCACCGTCACTTGTATCCCAGATGCGTCCGGGTTTGCGATTGGGAGCACCGAGGGGCGCACCGGGTTTCACTACGTGGACGAGAGCAAGTCCAG TCTCAACTTCACCTTCCGCTGCCATCGCGAGATGGCTGCTAGTAAAAATACGCAGAATGTGTACGCGGTAAATGACGTCTCATTCCATCCCAAGTACTACACGTTCAGCACCGCCGGTGCGGACGGCACCTTTGCCTTCTGGGACAAAGACGCGCACCACCGCCTGAAGTCATTCCCCAGTGTCGGGGCCCCCATCACCTCGACGGGCTTCAACCACGACGGCACTATCTTCGCCTACGCCGTGAGCTACGATTGGAGCAAGGGCTTCCGCTATAACACCCCGGAACATCCTACGCGCGTGGTATGCCACCCAGTTGACGACGTTGATTGCCGGCCCAAGAACCCCGTGAAACGTTAA